The nucleotide sequence CAAGGTGAGCGAACAGGATCTCAAGGCGATCGACGCCGAGGTTCGCGACATCGTCAACGCCTCCGCCGACTTTGCCCAGCATGACCCCGAGCCGGATGCTTCCGAGCTCTGGACCGACGTTTACCGCTGAACGCGCGCAAGCTTTCTTTTGGAGTCGATATGCCAATTCAAGTGCTGATGCCCGCGCTCTCGCCCACGATGGAAAAGGGCAACCTCGCCAAATGGCTGAAAAAAGAGGGCGAGCAGATCAAGTCGGGTGATGTGATCGCCGAGATCGAGACCGACAAGGCGACCATGGAGGTCGAGGCGACCGACGAGGGGACGCTTGGCCAGATCCTGATCCCCGAAGGCACCGCCGACGTTGCCGTGAACACGCCGATCGCGACGATCCTTGCCGACGGCGAGAGCGCCGCTGATCTTGCCAAGGCACCGGCGCCCGCCAAGCAGGAGAAGGCCGCGGAAGCGCCGCCTGCCGCAGCGAAGGCCGAGGCGCCGCAGCCGAAGCCCGCTGCGCCCTCCGCGCCGCGGGCCGTCGCCGAGCCCGATCCGGAAGTGCCCGCCGGCACCGAAATGGTGACGCAGACCATCCGCGAAGCCCTGCGCGATGCCATGGCCGAGGAGATGCGCCGCGACGCCGACGTCTTCGTGATGGGCGAAGAGGTCGCCGAATATCAGGGCGCCTACAAGGTCACCCAGGGCCTGCTCCAGGAATTCGGCGCGAGGCGCGTGATCGACACCCCGATCACCGAGCACGGCTTTGCCGGTGTCGGCATCGGCGCCGCGATGGCCGGGCTGAAGCCGGTCGTCGAGTTCATGACCTTCAACTTCGCCATGCAGGCGATGGACCAGATCATCAACTCCGCCGCCAAGACGCTCTATATGTCCGGCGGCCAGATGGGCTGCTCGATCGTGTTCCGCGGACCCAACGGCGCGGCCGCCCGCGTCGCCGCGCAGCACAGCCAGGATTACTCCGCCTGGTACTCGCACATTCCAGGCCTGAAGGTGGTCGCGCCTTATTCGGCGGCCGACGCCAAGGGTCTGCTCAAGGCCGCGATCCGCGATCCCAATCCGGTGATCTTCCTCGAGAACGAGGTGCTCTACGGCCATACCGGTGAGGTGCCGAAGCTCGACGACTACGTGATCCCGATCGGCAAGGCGCGAATCGTGCGCTCGGGCGGCCACGTCACCATCATCTCCTGGTCGAACGGCATGACCTACGCGCTCAAGGCCGCCGACGAGCTTGCCAAGGACGGCATCGAGGCCGAGGTCATCGATCTGCGCACGCTGCGGCCGATGGACACCGAGACCATCGTCAACTCGGTCAAGAAGACCGGCCGGGCGGTCACGGTGGAGGAGGGCTGGGCGCAAAGCGGCGTTGGCGCCGAGATCGCCGCCCGCATCATGGAGCACGCTTTCGACTATCTCGACGCGCCGGTGACGCGCGTCTCCGGCAAGGATGTGCCGATGCCCTATGCCGCGAACCTGGAGAAGCTTGCGCTGCCCTCGGCGGCTGAAGTGGTCGAGGCCGCCAAAGCGGTCTGCTACAGGTAGACCATGGCGGGCCCGAAGGAGCAGCCATTACCGCCCGACGTTATCGCCCGCGAGGACGCGGTCGAGATCCTGCGCGTGTTCGTGCTGGAGGGCGGGCTGTCGATGGCATTCCAGCGCGCCTTCGAAGAGCCCGACATGTGGGGTCTTTTGCTGGTCGATCTCGCCCGCCACGCCGCACGCGCCTATGCCCGCGAGAGCGAGTACACCGAAGAAGAGGCGCTGGGCCGGATCCTCGACATGTTCCAGGCCGAGATCGACCGGCCGACTGACATGGGCGCCACCACGCCGCGCGGACAGAAGGGGCACTGAGCGTGGCGGTCGAATCCCATCACTATGATTTCATGCTGGAGGCGATCCGCGAGGCGGAGGCTTCGATCGCGCAGGGCGGCCTGCCGATCGGTGCCGTGCTGACACGCGACAAGAAGATCATTGCCCGCGGCCACAACAACCGTGTGCAGGAAAAGAACGTCATCCTGCACGGCGAGATGAGCTGCCTGCGCGACGCCGGCGTGATCTCGTTTCACGACACCGTCATGTACACCACGCTGTCGCCATGCTCGATGTGCGCCGGCGCGCTTGGCCTGTTCAAGGTCTCGCTGGTGGTGATCGGGGAGTCCGTCACGTTTCCCGGCTCCAAGGACATTCTCGACAAGTTCGCCATCCCCTGGATCGATCTTGCCGACGACCGCTCCATCACCATGATGAAGACGTGGCGTTCCAATCCCGCCAATGAGCGCCTGTGGCAGGGCGACATCGGCAACTAAACCTGGTCTGTTCGTCTTCCTGTGGAGGACGACGTTTTGAGAAGTTCTTCGTGAGGTCAGCATGCCCATCAACATCCTGATGCCAGCTCTCTCGCCGACGATGGAGAAGGGCAACCTCGCCAAGTGGCTGAAGAAAGAGGGCGACAAGGTCAAATCGGGCGACGTCATCGCCGAGATCGAGACCGACAAGGCCACCATGGAGGTCGAGGCCATCGACGAGGGCACGATTGCCAAAATCCTTGTGCCCGAAGGCACCCAGGACGTCGCGGTCAACGACGTCATCGCAGTTCTCGCCGGGGAAGGCGAGGACGTGAAGGCCGCGAGCGCGGGCGCTGCGAAGCCCAGCGCCTCGGCCGTACCGCCCAAGGCACCTGAGAAGGCCGCCGAAGCACCGGCTCCCGCGCCTGCGCCCGCTGCGCCGAAGGCTGCACCGCCCGCCGCTTCGCCGGCGCCGCAGGCCGCAACACCCGCCGTGCAGGGCAACGGCCAGGGCGGCCGCGTGTTCTCGTCACCGTTGGCGCGCCGGCTTGCCAAGGACGCCGGCATCGAGATTGCGATGGTGACGGGCACTGGCCCGCACGGACGCGTAGTCGCGCGCGATGTCGAACAGGCCAAGTCCGGCAAGGGCCTGAAGGCGCCCGGAGCCGCGCCGTCCGCCGGTCCCGCAATCGCGCCAACCATGTCGGACAAGCAGATCCTGGCGTTGTTCGAGCCCGGCTCCTACGACATCGTCCCGCATGACGGCATGCGCCGCACCATCGCGCAGCGCCTGACCGCATCGGTGCAGCAGGTCCCGCACTTCTACCTCACCATCGACTGCGACATCGGCAAGCTGCTCGTCGCGCGCGAGGAGATCAACGCGGCCGCTCCAAAGGACAAGGAGAAGAAGCCGCTCTACAAGATCTCGGTCAACGACTTCGTCATCAAGGCGATGGCGGTCGCGCTGCAGAAGATCCCGAACTGCAATGTGAGCTGGACCGAGTCCGGCATGGTCAAGCATCACCATTCCGACGTCGGCGTCGCCGTGGCGATGCCCGGCGGCCTGATCACGCCGATCATTCGCAAGGCGGAGACCAAGACACTCTCGACCATCTCCAACGAGATGAAGGATTTTGCGGCGCGGGCCCGCTCACGCAAGCTGAAGCCCGAGGAGTACCAGGGCGGCACCACGGCCGTGTCCAACCTCGGCATGTACGGCATCAACCACTTCACCGCTGTGATCAACCCGCCGCACGCGACCATCCTCGCGGTCGGCACCTCGGAAGAGCGCCCCGTGGTCCGTGGCGGCAAGATCGAGATCGCGCAGATGATGAGCGTGACCTTGTCGTGCGATCACCGTGCCATCGACGGCGCGCTCGGCGCCGAGCTGATCGGCGCCTTCAAGCAGCTCATCGAAAACCCCGTCATGATGATGGTGTGACGACGAAAGCATCCGCGTCGTCATTGCGAGCCATCGGTTCTGCGTAAAGCGCAGCCCGATGGCAGGCTCCGCGAAGCAGTCCAGGGCGCTACCGGCAGGCTGGATTGCTTCGTCGCAAGAGCTCCTCGCAATGACGGTCTCGAACATTCAGGCCGGTCGAACGGGAACGAGCGTACAGCATGGCCGATACATCCTTCGACGTCATCATCATCGGCTCCGGCCCCGGCGGCTACGTCACCGCGATCCGTGCCGCGCAACTCGGCTTCAAGACCGCGATCGTCGAGAAGTCCTATCTCGGCGGCATCTGCCTGAACTGGGGCTGCATTCCGACGAAAGCGCTGCTGCGCTCGGCCGAGATCTATCATTACATGCAGCACGCCAAGGACTACGGCCTGTCGGCGGAGAAAGTCTCGTTCGATGCGAAAGCCGTGGTGCAGCGCTCGCGCGGCGTCTCGAGCCGGCTGAACGACGGCGTCGGCTTCCTGATGAAGAAGAACAAGGTGAGCGTCATCTGGGGCGCCGCCTCGATCGATGCGCCGGGCAAGATCACCGTGAAGAAGTCCGACGTCGAGGCACCGAAGGGCGCGCTCGGCGAGGGGGCCTATCAGGCCAAGCACATCATCGTCGCGACCGGGGCGCGGCCGCGCGTGCTGCCCGGGCTCGAGCCGGACAAGAAGCTGGTCTGGACCTATTTCGAGGCGATGGTGCCGGAGCGGATTCCGAAGTCGCTCCTCGTCGTCGGCTCCGGCGCAATCGGCATCGAGTTCGCTTCCTTCTTCCACACCATGGGCTCCAATGTGACCGTGGTCGAGGTGCTGCCGCAGATCTTGCCCGTCGAGGACGCAGAGATCGCAGGCCTTGCGCGAAAGCGTTTCGAGAAGCAGGGCATCAAGATCATGTCCTCGACCAAGGTGACCAAGCTCGAGAAGAAGGCCGACAGCGTCGTTGCGACCATCGACGACGGCAAGGGCAAGCCGGTCACCACCGAGTTCGAGCGTGTGATCTCGGCGGTCGGCGTCGTCGGCAACATCGAGAATCTTGGGCTCGAAAAGCTCGGCGTCAAAACCGACCGCGGCTGTATCGTGATCGACGGCTACGGCAAGACCAACGTTCCCGGCATCTACGCCATCGGCGACGTTTCCGGGCCGCCGATGTTGGCCCACAAGGCCGAGCATGAGGGCGTGATCTGCGTCGAGGCGATCAAGGGCTTGCATCCGCACGCCATGGAAAAGAACATGATCCCGGGCTGCACCTATTGCCATCCGCAGGTCGCTTCCGTCGGCCTGACCGAAGCCAAGGCCAAGGAGAATGGCCGCGAGATCCGAGTCGGCCGCTTCCCCTTCGTCGGCAACGGCAAGGCGATCGCGCTCGGCGAGGACCAGGGGCTGGTCAAGGTCATCTTCGACAAGAAGACCGGCCAGCTCCTCGGTGCGCACATGATCGGCGCTGAGGTCACCGAGCTGATCCAGGGCTACGTGGTCGCCATGAACCTGGAGACGACGGAAGAGGAACTGATGCACACGGTCTTCCCGCATCCGACGCTATCGGAGATGATGAAGGAAGCCGTGCTGGATGCCTACGGGCGGGTGCTGAATATTTGATCGGGCTGAAGATCCGCGTCGCGCGGCGATAGCAGTCCCGTCATCCTGAGGTGCGAGCTGCGCAGTGCATCGCAACGCGCTGGGCGCCTCGAAGGATGAACGGCCAGGATTCCGCAGGCGGGCCGTCGGCCTTCGAGGCCTCAGCTTCGCTCCGGCACCTCAGGGTGACGGATTGAGTAGGGAATAGACCAGAACAAGAAGAGGGACGAACCCATGCAAGACAACGACAACCTCACCATCGAACGCCCGACCTTCGTCACCCATCTCGAATGCGCGATGGAAGGCGACCATTATCCCGCCGACCAGGTCCACAACCTCTCCAAGGCCGGCAAGCCGCTTTTGGTGCGCTATGATCTCGCCGGCGTGAAGAAGGCGCTGACGAAGGATGCGCTGGCGCAACGTCCGGCGGACATGTGGCGCTACCGCGAGCTTTTGCCGGTCCGCAAATGCAAGGACATCGTCTCGCTCGGCGAGGTCACCACGCCATTGATCCGGCTGCCGAAGCTCGGGGCAAAACTCGGCGGCGGCGAGATCATCGTCAAGGACGAGGGGCGCCTGCCGACCGGCTCGTTCAAGGCGCGCGGCTTGGTGATGGCGGTGTCGATGGGCAAGGCGCTCGGCATCAAGCACATGGCGATGCCGACCAACGGCAACGCAG is from Bradyrhizobium sp. ISRA430 and encodes:
- a CDS encoding nucleoside deaminase produces the protein MAVESHHYDFMLEAIREAEASIAQGGLPIGAVLTRDKKIIARGHNNRVQEKNVILHGEMSCLRDAGVISFHDTVMYTTLSPCSMCAGALGLFKVSLVVIGESVTFPGSKDILDKFAIPWIDLADDRSITMMKTWRSNPANERLWQGDIGN
- the lpdA gene encoding dihydrolipoyl dehydrogenase, producing MADTSFDVIIIGSGPGGYVTAIRAAQLGFKTAIVEKSYLGGICLNWGCIPTKALLRSAEIYHYMQHAKDYGLSAEKVSFDAKAVVQRSRGVSSRLNDGVGFLMKKNKVSVIWGAASIDAPGKITVKKSDVEAPKGALGEGAYQAKHIIVATGARPRVLPGLEPDKKLVWTYFEAMVPERIPKSLLVVGSGAIGIEFASFFHTMGSNVTVVEVLPQILPVEDAEIAGLARKRFEKQGIKIMSSTKVTKLEKKADSVVATIDDGKGKPVTTEFERVISAVGVVGNIENLGLEKLGVKTDRGCIVIDGYGKTNVPGIYAIGDVSGPPMLAHKAEHEGVICVEAIKGLHPHAMEKNMIPGCTYCHPQVASVGLTEAKAKENGREIRVGRFPFVGNGKAIALGEDQGLVKVIFDKKTGQLLGAHMIGAEVTELIQGYVVAMNLETTEEELMHTVFPHPTLSEMMKEAVLDAYGRVLNI
- a CDS encoding pyruvate dehydrogenase complex dihydrolipoamide acetyltransferase, coding for MPINILMPALSPTMEKGNLAKWLKKEGDKVKSGDVIAEIETDKATMEVEAIDEGTIAKILVPEGTQDVAVNDVIAVLAGEGEDVKAASAGAAKPSASAVPPKAPEKAAEAPAPAPAPAAPKAAPPAASPAPQAATPAVQGNGQGGRVFSSPLARRLAKDAGIEIAMVTGTGPHGRVVARDVEQAKSGKGLKAPGAAPSAGPAIAPTMSDKQILALFEPGSYDIVPHDGMRRTIAQRLTASVQQVPHFYLTIDCDIGKLLVAREEINAAAPKDKEKKPLYKISVNDFVIKAMAVALQKIPNCNVSWTESGMVKHHHSDVGVAVAMPGGLITPIIRKAETKTLSTISNEMKDFAARARSRKLKPEEYQGGTTAVSNLGMYGINHFTAVINPPHATILAVGTSEERPVVRGGKIEIAQMMSVTLSCDHRAIDGALGAELIGAFKQLIENPVMMMV
- a CDS encoding pyruvate dehydrogenase complex E1 component subunit beta; the protein is MPIQVLMPALSPTMEKGNLAKWLKKEGEQIKSGDVIAEIETDKATMEVEATDEGTLGQILIPEGTADVAVNTPIATILADGESAADLAKAPAPAKQEKAAEAPPAAAKAEAPQPKPAAPSAPRAVAEPDPEVPAGTEMVTQTIREALRDAMAEEMRRDADVFVMGEEVAEYQGAYKVTQGLLQEFGARRVIDTPITEHGFAGVGIGAAMAGLKPVVEFMTFNFAMQAMDQIINSAAKTLYMSGGQMGCSIVFRGPNGAAARVAAQHSQDYSAWYSHIPGLKVVAPYSAADAKGLLKAAIRDPNPVIFLENEVLYGHTGEVPKLDDYVIPIGKARIVRSGGHVTIISWSNGMTYALKAADELAKDGIEAEVIDLRTLRPMDTETIVNSVKKTGRAVTVEEGWAQSGVGAEIAARIMEHAFDYLDAPVTRVSGKDVPMPYAANLEKLALPSAAEVVEAAKAVCYR
- a CDS encoding DUF5076 domain-containing protein, whose product is MAGPKEQPLPPDVIAREDAVEILRVFVLEGGLSMAFQRAFEEPDMWGLLLVDLARHAARAYARESEYTEEEALGRILDMFQAEIDRPTDMGATTPRGQKGH